One region of Suncus etruscus isolate mSunEtr1 chromosome 5, mSunEtr1.pri.cur, whole genome shotgun sequence genomic DNA includes:
- the TMEM185B gene encoding transmembrane protein 185B isoform X1: protein MNPRGLFQDFNPSKFLIYACLLLFSVLLPLRLDGVLPWSYWAVFAPLWLWKALALLGAAVGAAVWARQPRPLAEGEARVDFQAMLIAAGLHLLLLLFEALLCDRVERGAHFWLLVFLPLFFASPVAVAACVWGFRHDRSLELELACSVNVLQFIFLALRLDRIVRWPWLVVFVPLWILMAFLCLVALYYVVWSLLFLRSLEVAAEQRRAHVAMAASWALVVLPLLAFEVLLVQRLDGHNAFPFAALFAPLWLALLTLLATTFRRRGGNPWWFGLRRDFCQCLLELCPCLREYGNIAYDLHREDGDDADEAAAADAPKGTPLFGKKAGLAVTQSPAKFAPPPPKLCIDMPD, encoded by the coding sequence ATGAACCCCAGGGGCCTGTTCCAGGACTTCAACCCCAGCAAGTTCCTCATCTACGCCTGCCTGCTGCTCTTCTCGGTGCTGCTGCCGCTGCGGCTGGACGGCGTCCTGCCCTGGAGCTACTGGGCCGTGTTCGCGCCGCTGTGGCTGTGGAAGGCGCTGGCGCTGCTGGGCGCGGCGGTGGGCGCGGCGGTGTGGGCGCGGCAGCCGCGGCCGCTGGCCGAGGGCGAGGCGCGCGTGGACTTCCAGGCCATGCTGATCGCCGCGGGGCTgcacctgctgctgctgctcttcgAGGCGCTGCTGTGCGACCGCGTGGAGCGCGGCGCGCACTTCTGGCTGCTGGTGTTCCTGCCGCTCTTCTTCGCGTCGCCCGTGGCCGTGGCCGCCTGCGTGTGGGGCTTCCGCCACGACCGCTCGCTGGAGCTGGAGCTGGCCTGCTCCGTCAACGTCCTGCAGTTCATCTTCCTGGCGCTGCGGCTCGACCGCATCGTCCGGTGGCCCTGGCTGGTGGTCTTCGTGCCGCTCTGGATCCTCATGGCCTTCCTGTGCCTCGTGGCGCTCTACTACGTCGTGTGGTCGCTGCTCTTCCTGCGCTCGCTGGAGGTGGCGGCCGAGCAGCGCCGCGCGCACGTGGCCATGGCGGCCAGCTGGGCGCTCGTCGTCCTGCCCCTGCTGGCCTTCGAGGTGCTGCTGGTGCAGCGGCTGGACGGCCACAACGCCTTCCCCTTCGCCGCCCTCTTCGCGCCGCTCTGGCTGGCGCTGCTGACGCTGCTGGCCACCACGTTCCGCCGCAGGGGCGGCAACCCCTGGTGGTTCGGCCTCCGCAGGGACTTCTGCCAGTGCCTGCTCGAGCTCTGCCCCTGCCTGCGCGAGTACGGCAACATCGCCTACGACCTGCACCGCGAGGACGGCGACGACGCCGACGAGGCCGCCGCGGCCGACGCGCCCAAGGGCACGCCCCTCTTCGGCAAGAAGGCCGGCCTGGCGGTCACCCAGAGCCCCGCCAAGTTCGCGCCCCCGCCCCCCAAGCTGTGCATCGACATGCCGGATTAG
- the TMEM185B gene encoding transmembrane protein 185B isoform X2: MNPRGLFQDFNPRAEGEARVDFQAMLIAAGLHLLLLLFEALLCDRVERGAHFWLLVFLPLFFASPVAVAACVWGFRHDRSLELELACSVNVLQFIFLALRLDRIVRWPWLVVFVPLWILMAFLCLVALYYVVWSLLFLRSLEVAAEQRRAHVAMAASWALVVLPLLAFEVLLVQRLDGHNAFPFAALFAPLWLALLTLLATTFRRRGGNPWWFGLRRDFCQCLLELCPCLREYGNIAYDLHREDGDDADEAAAADAPKGTPLFGKKAGLAVTQSPAKFAPPPPKLCIDMPD, encoded by the exons ATGAACCCCAGGGGCCTGTTCCAGGACTTCAACCCCAG GGCCGAGGGCGAGGCGCGCGTGGACTTCCAGGCCATGCTGATCGCCGCGGGGCTgcacctgctgctgctgctcttcgAGGCGCTGCTGTGCGACCGCGTGGAGCGCGGCGCGCACTTCTGGCTGCTGGTGTTCCTGCCGCTCTTCTTCGCGTCGCCCGTGGCCGTGGCCGCCTGCGTGTGGGGCTTCCGCCACGACCGCTCGCTGGAGCTGGAGCTGGCCTGCTCCGTCAACGTCCTGCAGTTCATCTTCCTGGCGCTGCGGCTCGACCGCATCGTCCGGTGGCCCTGGCTGGTGGTCTTCGTGCCGCTCTGGATCCTCATGGCCTTCCTGTGCCTCGTGGCGCTCTACTACGTCGTGTGGTCGCTGCTCTTCCTGCGCTCGCTGGAGGTGGCGGCCGAGCAGCGCCGCGCGCACGTGGCCATGGCGGCCAGCTGGGCGCTCGTCGTCCTGCCCCTGCTGGCCTTCGAGGTGCTGCTGGTGCAGCGGCTGGACGGCCACAACGCCTTCCCCTTCGCCGCCCTCTTCGCGCCGCTCTGGCTGGCGCTGCTGACGCTGCTGGCCACCACGTTCCGCCGCAGGGGCGGCAACCCCTGGTGGTTCGGCCTCCGCAGGGACTTCTGCCAGTGCCTGCTCGAGCTCTGCCCCTGCCTGCGCGAGTACGGCAACATCGCCTACGACCTGCACCGCGAGGACGGCGACGACGCCGACGAGGCCGCCGCGGCCGACGCGCCCAAGGGCACGCCCCTCTTCGGCAAGAAGGCCGGCCTGGCGGTCACCCAGAGCCCCGCCAAGTTCGCGCCCCCGCCCCCCAAGCTGTGCATCGACATGCCGGATTAG